The DNA sequence GCATTATCATGATTAGTTAAAAAGAATGCACCCCAACCATTTTTTCCCGTAATCTTGTCAACATGGTCTATTGCCGACTTTAAATCAGTCAGGGACCATGGTTTGGCTTCCCAGACACTTTTTCTACCCACGAAAATTGCGTCAAATATGAATGCAAAGTTTAGCTCTTCACGTTTTGGATCAGTGAACAGGTTTACTTCTTCGGGAGGTGTCCTCCAGACTTCGGCAGAGGTTGCTATGTCTCGTCCTGCAAAAACCTTTTTATTTAGTTCTTTAACATATGCATGTACCTTCGGATCAACTACTTTCTCAACAGTCTCGCTTTTGTATTTACTAAACTGTTCTACTGTATCGTAAGGTTTCACGAAATCAGCTATGGCATCGAATCTTAAGCCCGCAACACCTCTATCAAGCCAAAATCTAATATCACTAAATACAGCTTCTTTAACATTTTTATTATCCCAGTTTATATCAGGCTGATGCTTTGAGAATGTATGGAAATAATACTGACCAGTTTTTTGAGATAGTTCCCACATAGAACCACCAAATGATGACTTATCGTTAGTTGGTGGCATTTTTGAGTCACCTTCTCGCCAAATATAAAAGTCTCGATAATGATTTTTTTTGGATTTTGAACTCTCAACGAACCACGGATGCTGATCACTTGTGTGGTTTACTACCATATCGATCATAAGTCGCATATTTCTTTTGTTCATTTCTGCAATGAGTCTGTCGAAATCACTGAGATTACCGTACTCTTTCATAACACTACGATAATCACTGACATCGTAACCACTATCTACATTTGGAGATGAATAGTGCGGTGTGAGTAGAATTGCATCAACTCCCAGCCCCTTTAAATAATCAAGCTTATCAGTAATTCCGTTAAGATCCCCAATTCCGTCACCATCAGAATCATTGAATGATCGGATGTATATTTCATAAAACACAGCCTCTTTCCACCACGGGCTGGATACAGTTTCTTTAATCTCATCAGAAGAAGACTCAGCTGAGAAACCTGAGGTGGATGAAAGTGAAAATATTATTAACGCCGATTTTAATAAAACATTTAAATTATATTTGAAGAGCACCTTAACACCTCTGCGGTAAAGCTAAATGATAGTAAATTTATATATGAAAATCTTACCTTATACTTGCCTTAATTTTTCTCGCGTAAAAACTACCGTCTCAATTTGTACTATTTAGTACAATAATAATGCTAAATCTAATGTGATGATTTAGTCAATTATTTGTTGTGTAAACTTTTTTCTAAAGAACTTTATGCTTTCAGTAGAGTTGGTTTGATACTTTTTTTTTGATGAAAAATTTACGTTATGTAAATAACTTACACGCAAATAAACTCATTAACCTCAGGCGCTATTGCCTTGTCTTGGTGCAAGATTTATTTTTAATCGTAAAAATGAGCTAATGCATTACGAGGGTCCCTTGCTAAGTCCATAGCACCTTCGACCTTTCCGATTTCATTAATAATGAGAGCATGGTATTACAGCGGCAGGTAGTTTTGAATAAATCATGCTTTTAGACTTAGTTTGGTTCAGATCACCACAATCCTGACCTTGTGGTGTTGTCACGTGGCGGAAAAAAAAGGTTCAAAATCGTCTTTGTGCTATCCAGAACCAGGTGCATACCAAACGGAGCACACCGACATTCTGGCTTTATGAGACGGGCTTCAGAAATGATATGAGTCGCCCAATACAAGTTAATGTGAACGCCCTCGACGTTAAGTAGAAGTACCCGTTTCTATTGTAACGATGCTAAGGTACATATTCGACTCATGCCGGGCGGCGCGCTGGAGTATATTGAAACCAGCTTTAGACATATGATGCTTTTGCTCAGTTGCCGAATTACTGCTCGTCCTCAGGCGGGCTATGTCCATAAACATTCTCATTAAAATCCCGTCGTACGTCGAAATTTCCCATCTGATTATCCCTTATGCCGGATCGAAAATCTCTGACAGAGGGCAAAGAACACCCTCATGAGAAACGCAGGTTTGGTGGAAGCTTTGCCTTGCAGTGGACACCGTTACTCATGAGATTCTCTTCGCAGAGCTGCCCCATATAATGTAACTGACGCAGAGATATTTTTGTGATTGGTTTGACACACGCATCGAAAAGTTAATCTGGTATATGCAGATTTCGCCTGTGATAAAAAATTGCCATAAAGAGCTGCGGCGAAAAAAACATGGCGCATGTCCTGCTGCAAACCCGGGCGCTGACTGGCCGGCATAGTAAGCAGACAGGGATATGCAAGAACCAGGCAGCGGTTTATCGGAATCAATACACTCCAGAATCTGTACAAGGCTTATTACTAGCCGCGGGCAGCCGAAAAGGCGAGATATCGGTCTAAATAACTGTTTAGTGACATGACTATGCTCCGCACCTTAGAAAAATGACGCTGCGGGGGTACCTGGAAGCATGCCGATTGTCTGAAAATACAGAGTCTAAGGTGCTTTCACCTCACTACAGTTAATAAAAATATTATTTTCAACTAGTTATAATGCTTATGGGTGTTTCACCAAAAATAAAAGGTGACGCTTTGGCCGGACACTAGCAAGTTGTCAGGAGCCTCATGGGGCCAGCCCAACTGCTGACCAACAACTTTCATAAAGTGTATACGTGGAATCACAAACAAGCCACTGGATTTATTATGTTTTATATATAAGAAAAACCCTAATTCACGAACGTTTATAGCATTCGTTGCTTGCATCATGATAGCTACGGCCTATCAAAACAGTTTTAACGATCGGTAATCTCCATTTCATATATCTCGCCACATGAATTACATTTGTTCAATCGAATTTATCTGATAAGGGAATCTAATCATTATTCATCAAAGACCATTACTTTTTTCACGCATAGGATATGCTTATAACAAAACGATTTTTTTGATTTCTTGGGTGTTGGTTATATCCGAAAGAGAGAGTTTTACTCGATTTATACTGATTTTCTATTGGTCAAACTTTAGAAGTTGGCAGCGTTGTGAGGCGTTGTCTATGTGGAGGCATTGAAAAAACGACTGGAGGAAGCTAATTAATTTTATATATCGACAGCTTCTCTATGATGATAAATATCTTTCATTTATAATTAACCCTGAGTTAAAACGTGCATAATTAAAAAAACCAGAAAGTTAACTAGCTAATCAAAAAATTAATTTACGTTACATATTTTTAGAAAGATGCCATTACTGAGAATGAGGAATTAGCAGGTTATCTTTTGTATGTTTCATTCCATTGATGTGCAGATATTTGGAATTCCGCATACACAATATAGCCCCCTTACTTCAAAAAAAAGGATTACAATATATGAGTGTTAAAGATGATGATTTCGACTCCATGATTAACCGGTACAAAGGTGACGGACCATATTTACACGATGGAAATCATGTAATGATTGATGCTGCTTCAGGAACGTTTAATCTGCCCTTTGGTTACACTAATTCACGACTCGCTGAGAAACTCAAGCGGCAAATCGACCGTTGAGTCCATCTGAGTTCAGCATATACCAAACCTATTGCAGACCAAATCCTGAACCGACTAAAGCCTCACCTCCCTGATGGGATTGATTCACTCTGGCTCAGGGATGTTTCTGGCTCAGGCGCAGTCGAAGGTGCGATTCGTATGGCACAAAAGTACACCAGAAGATCAGGTGTGATTTCACTCTTCATGTCACATCACGGTCAGTCTTTGGCCACAGCGCAGATTTCCGGGAATGCGTTTCGACTTCATCATTTTAACGCAAATATAGACGGTTCATTTAAAATCCCCGTACCAGATAGCGAACTCGCGGGAGAACATAATTCTAAGCTCCTAAATATAAATCATTCTTCAGAGCTAGAGGATTTTATCAACTATGGCTCAAGTGGCAACATTGCATGTTTGATTATTGAACCCATACTTGGTAATGGTGGCAACATTGTATTACCTGTTAGTTTTTATCGCCAAATACGAGAAATTTGTGATAAAAATAATATTGTATTAATTGCAGATGAGGTTCAGACCGGGTTTGGACGCACCGGCACTTTTTTCGCAACTACAGGTTATGCTAAGGAACTCAAGGCAGATATTATAGTTTTTGCCAAAGGTGCAGGTGGAATCGGTATCCCTACAGGGGGCATTTTGATGCGTAATAAACTCGATGTATTGGAAGCCTATGAACATTCGAATACATCCGGCGCTAACCCTTTATCCTTAACAGCTCTCAACGAGACAATCGCGATCATCGAAGATGAAAAATTACGCGATAACGTTCAACATAATGAGCATTATCTTCGTGACGCTCTGCTTAAACTGCAGAGCAATCACGAATCACTGACCAATGTCCGGGGGTTAGGCTATATGTACGGTTTTGATACGCCAAGTCCTGAAATTGCCTCAATGGTAATTGGTATTGCAGCTGATAAAGGCCTCATCTTAAGGGGATCCCGATATGGAAAAGGTCGAGCAATTAAAGTACGCCCACCGCTTATCTGTAAAAGACACCATTTAGACGAAATTATTGCTAAGCTGGATCGTACCTTTACCACGCTGGAACAACACATTAATTCTACTAAGGAAAAAACACAATGAAAGCACTTAAATTCAATGGAGAATGGGAAATTTCCCGCTGCGAAGTGCCATCTTTACATTGTATCGATTCCGACGATGTAATCGTTGCTGTTGAGGTATGTGGCTTGTGCGGTACAGATGTAGGTATCATAACCGGCGACTATCCAGTTGCCATTTCTGGAACGACACTGGGCCATGAGGCAACAGGAAAAGTGTTGGAGATAGGTACGGGCGTAACACGATTCAAACCAGGCGACCGGGTAGTAATTAACCCGACTTATTCCTGTGGAGAATGTCGGTTGTGCCAGACGGGAAACCCTAACCATTGTGAGCGTAAACAGGGAACAGAGGCTGGGGTTTCTTATGATGGTGCTTTTGCCGATCAGTATCGTGCAAAAGAGAACTATTTGCTCCATCTGGACGATCATGTCAGCTTTGAGGCTGCTGCTCTGACCGAACCGCTAAGCTGCACCATTACCGGAGTAGACAAGCTTAACATTACCCATACCAATATCCGTGCCTGCGTAGTCGGTGCAGGACCTATGGGAATGCTCTATCTGTGGTGTCTACATCTGCGCGGTGTTGAAGCATTCTTGGTGGAAAAAAATGAGCATCGCTTTCAGTTTGCAAAAGATGTTCTGCCTGACGGGGGACGTATCTACACGGACTTTGAACAGGCGATGCGAACAGAGTATGGCAGCGACGAGGAGATGTTGGATTTATGTGTTGATACTACAGGCCGTCTCTCTGAAGTTATCTTTGACCGTTTAGCCCCAGGCGGAAAGCTACTTAACGTGGCCCTGAAAGACTTTACTG is a window from the Erwinia sp. genome containing:
- the davT gene encoding 5-aminovalerate aminotransferase DavT (ID:JIFNMEKO_00523;~source:Prodigal:2.6), with amino-acid sequence MAQKYTRRSGVISLFMSHHGQSLATAQISGNAFRLHHFNANIDGSFKIPVPDSELAGEHNSKLLNINHSSELEDFINYGSSGNIACLIIEPILGNGGNIVLPVSFYRQIREICDKNNIVLIADEVQTGFGRTGTFFATTGYAKELKADIIVFAKGAGGIGIPTGGILMRNKLDVLEAYEHSNTSGANPLSLTALNETIAIIEDEKLRDNVQHNEHYLRDALLKLQSNHESLTNVRGLGYMYGFDTPSPEIASMVIGIAADKGLILRGSRYGKGRAIKVRPPLICKRHHLDEIIAKLDRTFTTLEQHINSTKEKTQ
- a CDS encoding hypothetical protein (ID:JIFNMEKO_00521;~source:Prodigal:2.6), which codes for MMQATNAINVRELGFFLYIKHNKSSGLFVIPRIHFMKVVGQQLGWPHEAPDNLLVSGQSVTFYFW
- the malL gene encoding Oligo-1,6-glucosidase (ID:JIFNMEKO_00520;~source:Prodigal:2.6) encodes the protein MLFKYNLNVLLKSALIIFSLSSTSGFSAESSSDEIKETVSSPWWKEAVFYEIYIRSFNDSDGDGIGDLNGITDKLDYLKGLGVDAILLTPHYSSPNVDSGYDVSDYRSVMKEYGNLSDFDRLIAEMNKRNMRLMIDMVVNHTSDQHPWFVESSKSKKNHYRDFYIWREGDSKMPPTNDKSSFGGSMWELSQKTGQYYFHTFSKHQPDINWDNKNVKEAVFSDIRFWLDRGVAGLRFDAIADFVKPYDTVEQFSKYKSETVEKVVDPKVHAYVKELNKKVFAGRDIATSAEVWRTPPEEVNLFTDPKREELNFAFIFDAIFVGRKSVWEAKPWSLTDLKSAIDHVDKITGKNGWGAFFLTNHDNARQISHFGNDTPEWRNVSAKALATLNLTQRATPFIYQGDEIGMTNSIFPDITSFDDVQLKGYWKDLVDTKKVDAEYFMKNARMTNRDNSRTPFQWSPGPNAGFSTGTPWFKVNDNYREINVSSQVDDPNSVFNYYKSLIAIRKSSPALVLGEYHDLDPGNLKVYSYTRMLKDEKYLVIINMSDSDVSYVIPEDIKIKKLVVQNLDNNNFSESQVSLKPWQSSVYKI
- the yjmD gene encoding putative zinc-type alcohol dehydrogenase-like protein YjmD (ID:JIFNMEKO_00524;~source:Prodigal:2.6) encodes the protein MKALKFNGEWEISRCEVPSLHCIDSDDVIVAVEVCGLCGTDVGIITGDYPVAISGTTLGHEATGKVLEIGTGVTRFKPGDRVVINPTYSCGECRLCQTGNPNHCERKQGTEAGVSYDGAFADQYRAKENYLLHLDDHVSFEAAALTEPLSCTITGVDKLNITHTNIRACVVGAGPMGMLYLWCLHLRGVEAFLVEKNEHRFQFAKDVLPDGGRIYTDFEQAMRTEYGSDEEMLDLCVDTTGRLSEVIFDRLAPGGKLLNVALKDFTAKLDVLKIADKSLSVIGSIDSLNNSFERAYAMIREGKIPFEKLVSHCLSFDDYNRAFSIVGCDIIAKKLQPISEGNCKVLLRMPAIQKEDA
- a CDS encoding hypothetical protein (ID:JIFNMEKO_00522;~source:Prodigal:2.6), whose protein sequence is MSVKDDDFDSMINRYKGDGPYLHDGNHVMIDAASGTFNLPFGYTNSRLAEKLKRQIDR